The DNA segment TTATTATCAAGTCTCTTGAGTATGTAAGCCGGAGGCTAGCTTCCTTGTGCTGAAGAACATGCAACACTGGGGAGGCTATCACCACAATGTTCATTGTCTCATCACCAATTTGTATAGATAATTTGCTTAGAGAATGTGAAAACAATGTGGAAAATGTGTAGTTACACTCCTAGGCCTACCCACCCATGCAAAATAGCCTTCCTTTTCCCTGTGCAATTTCACTTTCATTTTTAGAAATCCAAAGACCCCTAGCAGGTCTACTACATTGATCTAACAACTGTAAGAATTATAAGAGTCACAGGTAGACGTTTAGCATTACTGAGAACTATTCTGTTCGCTGCAGTGGAACATATTCATTGCAGTGGAAACATTTCACCACATACAGTAGGCCTGCGTGTGAGACGGGACTCTGTGTACGCAGGGAAGACTGTGGGGGGATGCTTCTCAAACCACTAATGTGACAGAAAAAGCAGACCACATGATGTGACAGACTGATGGGAAAGGAAACGAGTCTGTGTTCACAAGCAGAGACACAGTCACATATTCAGATAGACAATATATACAGTTCGCTATTGGAGGACAAATACATTATGTTCGCAGGGTGTGCATGAGTTTTCTTCTATTCACCTGTAGAACTAATACTGAAAAGTTGTTACTGTACAAGCCCAATAACATGCTGTTGGGCCTATGAGCCAATAACCAGATTATTAAGCTAATGACCTGGGTAACCTAATGCCTAATTGAGCCCACCTGCCGCATACGTGACACTGAAACATTTGTTCTACCTTACTCAACACCTTAAACCATAGTCGTGAGAagtaggggtgctgcagcaccccctgaaaaatcagaaGGGGGAAAAAAGATATGGatttttttcacaaaagtagtcgTGTATTAGCGGGCCGATATAGCCGTCTGTAGTGCAGGGGGAAAAAACGTCCACCCTCCGTCAATGAAAAAAATAGCATAATCCCCACCCTCAACTACAACCTGCAGCTGTGCCTAAAACCTTGAAATCTTTTGCAGTTAGCACTTTTTTATTTAGGAAAAAAAATATGTGTATTAttgacagtggtgtaaagtacttaagtagtttttgggagtatttgtactttactttactatttctatttctGACTACTTTTACTctactacattcctgaagaaaataatatACGTTTTACTcaatatattttccctgacacccaaaagtactcattacattttgaatgcttaacaggaccaAAAAAAGTCACAtgcatgcacttatcaagagaacatgcctggtcatccctactgcctctgatctggcgaactcactaaacacaaatgcttagtttgtaaattatgtgtgtgttggagtgtctctggctatccataaataaaataatatggtCTGGTTTGtttaaaataaggaatttgaaattattcataCTTCTGATACttacacttttactcaagtattattttactgggtgacaaaTTTGTTATGTTTACTTTTATTTAGGTATGATAATTGgatactttttacaccactgattaTTGATATACATTACATCTGTCTAGATaattacatttgagtaatttagcagacacattTCTACAGGCTACAGATGCTTATAATCAGAATATTTTTGCAGTGTCCATATGTACAGAATTCCTGCCTCTTTCCTACTGCTAGATGGACAACCATCATGCCCCTGATCTATTTTTCTGTGTTCTCAACACAAAACCTTGTTTCAACATATAACACATAGGCTAATGCCTACAATAGTCCTCTATCATGCTGAAATGTTCCTCTGACCCTGAAATTCAAATGATACGATCTAGGCTATTTAATTATGTTAGGTGGTAATGAAATCTCTCTGTaaagtcatcaaatcaaatcaaatttatttatatagcccttcgtacatcagctgaaatctcagtgCTGTACAGTGCTGtacagtgctgtacagaaacccagcctaaaaccccaaacagcaagcaatgcatgtgaaagaagcacggtggctaggaaaaactccctaggaaaaactccctagaaaggccaaaaacctaggaagaaacctagagaggaaccaggctatgaggggtggccagtcctcttctggctgtgccgagtggatattataacagaacatggtcaagatgttaaaatgttcataaatgaccagcatggtcaaataataataatcatagtagttgtcgagggtgcaacaagcacgtccggtgaacaggtcagggttccgtagccgcaggcagaacagttgaaactggagcagcagcatggccaggtggactggggacagcaaggagtcatcatgccaggtagtcctgaggcatggtcctagggctcaggtcctccgagagaaagaaagagagaaagagagaattagagagagcatatttaaattcacacaggacaccggataagacaagagaaatactccgagatgtaacagactgaccctagctcaccgacacataaactactgcagcataaatactggaggctgagacaggagggatcagaagacactgtggccccatccgatgatacccccggacagggccaaacaggcaggatataaccccacccactttgccaaagcacagcccccacaccactagagggatgtctacaaccaccaacttaccgtcctaagacaaggccgagtatagcccacaaagatctccgccatggcacaacccaaggggggggcgccaacccagacaggaagaccacgtcagtgactcaacccactcaagtgacgcacccctcccatggacggcatggaagaacaccagtaagccagtgactcagcccctgtaatagggttaaaggcagagaatcccagtggaaagaggggaaccggcaaggcagagacagcaagggcggtttgttgctccagcctttccgttcaccttcacactcctgggccagactatacttaatcataggacctactgaagagataagtcttcagtacagacttaaaggttgagactgagtctgcgtctctcacatgggtaggcagaccattccatacctccagccgtttgcttagaaattctagggacaattaggaggcctgcgtcttgtgaccgtagcgtacgtgtaggtatgtcaTGTGCTTTTTCGGTGATATCCTTGCCTTTTATTTTAGGGAAAAACAACAGTCAATTGGGGAAGAACTTCCCTCActcagagaatgcatttccatgTGAACTTAATTTCTGACAAAATATTCAACTACTAGTCGTAACAATTATTTCCTGACCCCAACCATCACATTAGGCCTGTAAATAACTAAGAAGGACTGAGATACTCAAGTCAGTAGTGTCATTCCAGACGACTACATTATAGACGTGCAGAAAAAATGTACTAATGATTGAATGTCATTGTCATCTTCAGTGCAGTCTGACATCAGATCACAATATCATATGGATGTGGTTACTgacatgttaaacacttatccaGGTATTGTGAGATTTAGTGTGTGACTGCAGTCATTGTGTTGATTTtgagtctctctctttccacaGTTCTCTGTGCTTCTCAGCAAACAGTCCAGTCTGAGACGCAGCAGGTGAAAGGCATCGTGGGACAGTCTTTCTCTTTTCCAGAGAGGGTGATCAAGTCTGGCAATTTACTTTTTGGAGACCTTGGCTCTATTGCAAATGTGTACCCTGGTAAAGAAGGCAACATCACCCTTGAGAAGAGATTTAAAAACCGCCTCCACTTGAACAATGTTACAAGATACTTCACTCTGTCAGACCTTCAGATAGACGATGCTGGGGTTTATACTCTGGAGAATACAGatgaagggaaaataaatacaaaatttgTGCTCACtgtgtacagtaagtgtgtgtgtgtgtgttgtatattACAAAAACATTTAATATAGTTTGCAATTTcaaattattcatattttttcttCCAGATGTTGTTTCCAAACCTCAGTTGAGAGACTGTGACAGCAGCTCCTGTAGTGTGGTGTGTTCTGTGGACAACGAAAAAGAGGTGACCTTGACCTTGTACAGGGGAGAGGAAATACTAAACCAGACCAGCATTCCTGATCTCACCACTGATCTATCTCTCCATTTGGAGGTAGAGGGAAAGGACTACAACTCCACCTACAGCTGTGTGGCTGCTAACCCTGTCAGCAATGAGACAGTTCATGTCCCAAAATGTTGCAGTGAAGATGGTCATCCTAATGATGTAGGTAAGAGACATTTTGAATTAAAACCATCCAGAAAATAGCAATTACCAAGTGAAGTGTAGTTGAGctcattcaaaatatattttacaaaaataatttccttgtgttttatttatttcagacaGTGATGGGATGACTCGGGGTATGCTTATTGCAGTAATCTGCGTTTTGGTTGCTTCAGGGCTGGTTGGACTTGCAATCTCTCTAAAGAAGAGAAGAAATGGACACTCACAAGGCAGGTATTTAACTTTTAGAGGTGTGAGGTCACTTCCCAAAGTCAAAACATGCTTAGCCTTTTTTATCAAAAAATTATTACAATCAAGGGTAGTGTTTTGGAAAAGGTTGGAAATGTTTGCTTAAACACAGCATGCAGGTCAAATAAAGTGTCATATCTTCCACACTTCCTCTGCTTGGTCAGACAGTGTCGTTATCCCAGACAACTtctctaaatgttgaaaaagcAGAaggcacacacacgctctctgaCAATGATCACTTGAATAGCTTGGCTTATCTGACACCAAAATGACTGCAAGTACAGAGATCAGAGTGTTTACAGAACCTTTCCAGGGGGGTGAgcgtctgtatgtctctgtcagtTAGTCACACTTCACCCTAGCCCTATATTTACTTTACTTTATTTGTCTTCATAGATTCATCTGAAAGAGTGCAAGCTGACATTGAGTATGCAACAATAACTCCTAAAAAACGAACAGATAATCAGGTTAGTAAAAATGCTACAGGCTGATTGACAATACAGCAGCTTTTGCAGCCCTCATGTCTACAACTGTAGGCTTTAGCTCTGTGTCAGTGGGTTAATGTGGTCTTGAGTTGCACAGACCACCTGAGTTTGATACCCGGCCTGATGTCAATGCAACCAGTTTTGCCCATATGATATGGTTTGGTTGCACAATTAGAATCCACACAGCACATATGgtgtaccggagcaccaagtctaggtccaaaagactacttaacagcttctacccccaagccataagactcctgaacagctaatcaaatggctacccagactatttgcattgcccccccccccccccccccccctttacgctgctgctacaccctgtttattatctatgcatagtcactttaactctacctacatatacatacgACCTCAATCCTcgaataaccggtgcccccgcacattcactctgtaccggtaccccctgtatatctttgctattgttcttttactgctgcactttaattatttgtaacttcaacaacaaaaaaatcacttatctattttttacttaacacttatttttcttaaaactgcattgttggttaagggcttgtacagtaagtaagcatttcactgtaaggtctacacctgttgtattcggcgcatgtgacaaataacatctgATTAGTAATGCCTTTAGTCTTTTACAGTATTTGCAAAGTCTGTGGACTTTTAAAGTAAGGCTTCGTGATTCCTCCCACTAGCTGTAGAAAAGGTTCTAGTGCTGTGTTGACTGTTGAGTTACTTACTGCAGAACAATGAGAgtagacacagtgttgccaacttagtGACTTGGTCGCTATATTTAGCGATATTTagacccctctagcgacacattttcaaaaaatcgACTAAcgacaaatctagcgactttttctTGTGTCATTGGAAACTTTTGGAGACTCTGATGTGAAAGCGCatatcgttcttactcttctcaacgagcagcgggtgctgccgtgCGCCCCACCCcatcccaaagcactcacaggcggccAAGTCCTCGCGCAGCAGGCGCTCCCAGATGCAGTCAGAGCaagagatgttcacccctccgcgtccagactgcaaatgaatcgcgcatgCGGAAAGCCGCCGCTGCGCGATTCATCCCGGCATTCAGGgcgggatgtaaatgtaaaaggttctttgtctaaaataaatcactgcatttgactcacacagcctcagtcacttactcaccttgtgtactgtgtgtgtgtgcctctctgtgacaTAAGCTAAACTTCTAGCTTCAAAGGCTGGTTGAAACCATTTATTGGAGATGATACACGGGCTGATTTCTACGCCAAACATagtgatgtaaaaaaacacatgacaactcaAAAACATACTCGAAAGACAAAGCCTTATAACAGTTCCACCCAAAACAAGCTGCCATTTATGGTTAAAAAAAATTGACTCTGCAAAAAAGGCTGAGGCCACCATGGCATTAGCTATCGCTGAACACTGTTCCACGCTGGcatgtgatcacattggagaagcatgtagagctgctttctcagactccactgctgctacccacttcaaaatgcacagGACAAAGTACACAGAAATTATTAATGGTGTTCTAGCACCATACTTTCTGAAAAAGTTGGTCGCAGATGTGGGAGACCAGCGTTTCAGCCTCTTCCTCGATGAGTCCACGGATGTAAGTATTTCTAAGGAgctgggggttgtgataaggtactttagtggcaccaagcagacaattgtatcaacatttctggggcttgttgagttggagggaggagatgccaaATCTATAGCCCGTGCTGTTGTGGCTTTCCTCGAAGTGTGGTCTTaaaaaagagaaactcctggggatagggactgacaatgcctctgttatgACGGGGATTAACAATGGGGTCCAAAATGTGCTGAAGGAGGAGTATGGCCTCAAATATCTGGTTCTTATTTGATGTGTGTGCCACTCTGCAGCTTgctcatttgtagttctaaacatatttagggtgttttttactcactttttgtctcttcCACGACGTATTcctctcctacagcgtccatcacaattacatgcacatggcaaATTAGGTGACTACGTCAtttagcgacttttaggacagccaatagctactttccttactgaggagttggcaacactgatgAGACAAGAGAGTGTCAGGCGTATCCTGTT comes from the Salmo trutta chromosome 4, fSalTru1.1, whole genome shotgun sequence genome and includes:
- the LOC115191974 gene encoding SLAM family member 9-like isoform X1; protein product: MNHLFKWRRLDRMTFMLVYFVINVLCASQQTVQSETQQVKGIVGQSFSFPERVIKSGNLLFGDLGSIANVYPGKEGNITLEKRFKNRLHLNNVTRYFTLSDLQIDDAGVYTLENTDEGKINTKFVLTVYNVVSKPQLRDCDSSSCSVVCSVDNEKEVTLTLYRGEEILNQTSIPDLTTDLSLHLEVEGKDYNSTYSCVAANPVSNETVHVPKCCSEDGHPNDVDSDGMTRGMLIAVICVLVASGLVGLAISLKKRRNGHSQGRYLTFRDSSERVQADIEYATITPKKRTDNQEERTDLPELESHRTDIPELELCTLTSVYDTLMLHRMAGSGDVDTA
- the LOC115191974 gene encoding SLAM family member 5-like isoform X4, coding for MNHLFKWRRLDRMTFMLVYFVINVLCASQQTVQSETQQVKGIVGQSFSFPERVIKSGNLLFGDLGSIANVYPGKEGNITLEKRFKNRLHLNNVTRYFTLSDLQIDDAGVYTLENTDEGKINTKFVLTVYNVVSKPQLRDCDSSSCSVVCSVDNEKEVTLTLYRGEEILNQTSIPDLTTDLSLHLEVEGKDYNSTYSCVAANPVSNETVHVPKCCSEDGHPNDVDSDGMTRGMLIAVICVLVASGLVGLAISLKKRRNGHSQGGANRFTGIGVAQNRYTRIGVVYPDISL
- the LOC115191974 gene encoding SLAM family member 5-like isoform X5, translating into MNHLFKWRRLDRMTFMLVYFVINVLCASQQTVQSETQQVKGIVGQSFSFPERVIKSGNLLFGDLGSIANVYPGKEGNITLEKRFKNRLHLNNVTRYFTLSDLQIDDAGVYTLENTDEGKINTKFVLTVYNVVSKPQLRDCDSSSCSVVCSVDNEKEVTLTLYRGEEILNQTSIPDLTTDLSLHLEVEGKDYNSTYSCVAANPVSNETVHVPKCCSEDGHPNDVDSDGMTRGMLIAVICVLVASGLVGLAISLKKRRNGHSQGRRSEQIYRNWSRTEQIYQNWSCVP
- the LOC115191974 gene encoding SLAM family member 5-like isoform X2, with protein sequence MNHLFKWRRLDRMTFMLVYFVINVLCASQQTVQSETQQVKGIVGQSFSFPERVIKSGNLLFGDLGSIANVYPGKEGNITLEKRFKNRLHLNNVTRYFTLSDLQIDDAGVYTLENTDEGKINTKFVLTVYNVVSKPQLRDCDSSSCSVVCSVDNEKEVTLTLYRGEEILNQTSIPDLTTDLSLHLEVEGKDYNSTYSCVAANPVSNETVHVPKCCSEDGHPNDVDSDGMTRGMLIAVICVLVASGLVGLAISLKKRRNGHSQDSSERVQADIEYATITPKKRTDNQEERTDLPELESHRTDIPELELCTLTSVYDTLMLHRMAGSGDVDTA
- the LOC115191974 gene encoding SLAM family member 5-like isoform X3 → MNHLFKWRRLDRMTFMLVYFVINVLCASQQTVQSETQQVKGIVGQSFSFPERVIKSGNLLFGDLGSIANVYPGKEGNITLEKRFKNRLHLNNVTRYFTLSDLQIDDAGVYTLENTDEGKINTKFVLTVYNVVSKPQLRDCDSSSCSVVCSVDNEKEVTLTLYRGEEILNQTSIPDLTTDLSLHLEVEGKDYNSTYSCVAANPVSNETVHVPKCCSEDGHPNDVDSDGMTRGMLIAVICVLVASGLVGLAISLKKRRNGHSQGRYLTFRGGANRFTGIGVAQNRYTRIGVVYPDISL